The Oryzias latipes chromosome 8, ASM223467v1 genomic interval aaagtACTCAGCTGAAACGTTTAAACTCAAAATTCATGAATCAACAAGCACACCGGTTTGTGAAACAGGTTTTTccatgaaaacactttttttcatttttaatcagttcaaataaaaaaacaaaataaagaaataaaataaaagtataataaaataaaatgaataaaacctcTTTTATAACAGTGAGCTGCAGTGTCACAGTGCATCCATataaaaagaatgtcaacatctTGGAAAGCAATCAACATGAAAGTGGAAAACAGCAAGCAAATCTATTCAGAATGGGTATCTCATCAGCTGTTGTGATCATTTCTCAGAGTTTGACCTCCCTTTGAATATTATTCCagaagtgtgttttggttttctctATGAAACTTGCAGCTGTTGATGTCCAGAACTTTCCCTGAAACAGACGGATGGCTGTTGTTGAGATGACAGCGATGCTGTTTCAGCAGGAGGGACAGTCTGTCACATGACTGAGATCAAACCATTTCAGTTCAGGgcttaacatttaaaacactttgtgtatttttttaacttttccctTTAAATACCTCTGTTGAATACACACAAATCAAGACAACTAAATATATGTTTATGTTTCTATCCCTATGATCCTCTGAAATAATCCCTCCACCTCCTTTTTCTAATCCTCCTGTTTAATGACACTTTAAGGAATTAACCCTAATtaaaagaaacttgtgaggaatttaggcagaagttgaggcaggtcctgggtggtcaggatgagcttccagaggactggaaaactacagcagagattatcagggaaacaggtaggaaggtgctaggtgtgtcatctggaaagaggaaagacggtaaagagacttggtggtggaatgaggaagtacaggaatgcgtccagaggaagaggttggctaaaaggaagtgggatgtagaaaggactgaggaaggtagacaggagtacaaggaagcgcagcgtagagtgaagagagaggtggcaaaggccaaacagaaagcttacgatgagctatatgacaggttagacacaaaggaaggagagaaggacttgtacaggctagccagacagagagacagagatgggaaggacgtgcaacagataagggtgattaaggacagagatggaaaggtgctaacaacccaggagagtgtacagaaaagatggaaggagtattttgaggagctgatgaacgaggaaaatgacagggaaagaagggaggaagatgtggttgttgtggagcaggaagtagcagagattggaaaggatgaggttaggaaggctctgaaaaggatgaacagcggaaaggccgttggtcctgatgacgtacctgtggaggtatggaagtgcctaggagagacagcagtggaatttctaacaaggttgttcaataggattttagagagtgagaagatgcctgaggaatggaggagaagcgttctggtcccgatctttaagaacaagggtgacatgcagaactgcagcaactatagaggaataaagttgatgagccacacaatgaagctgtgggaaagagtagtggaagccaggcttaggaagaaggtggagatctgtgagcagcagtatggtttcatgccccgtaagagcaccactgatgccatttttgctttgagaatgttgatggaaaagtacagagaaggtcagaaggagctgcattgtgtgttcgtagatttagagaaggcgtatgacagggtgccgagggaggagctgtggtactgtatgaggtcgtctggagtggcagagaagtatgtcagagtagttcaggacatgtatgagagaagtatgacggtggtgagatgtgctgtaggtcagacagaggagttcaaggtggaggtgggactacaccaaggatcagctttgagtccttttttgtttgctatgctgatggacaggctgacagacgaggtcagacaggaatctccctggacaatgatgtttgcggatgacattgtaatttgcagtgagagtagagagcaggtggaggaacagctagagaggtggaggtttgctctggaaagaagaggtatgaaggtcagtcgtagtaagacagaatacatgtgtctgaacgagagggatcaaggtagaagcgttaggttacagggggctgaggtgaagaaggtgcaggagtttaagtacttggggtcaacagtccagtgtgatggggattgtggaaaagaggtgaagaggcgagtgcaggcaggttggagcggttggaggaaagtgtcaggagtgttgtgtgacagaaaagtgccagcaagactcaaaggaaaggtgtacaagacagtggtgagaccagctctgctctatgggttagagacggtagcagtgagacagagacaagaggctgagatggaggtagcagagatgaagatgttgaggttctccttaggagtgaccaggttagacaggataaggaacgagtacatcagagggacggctcatgttgcctgtgttagcgacaaagtcagagaagccagactgagatggtttggacatgttcagaggagggatagtggatacattggtagaaggatgttggagatggagctgcctggccggagggcaagaggacggccaaagaggagatatatggatgtcttaacagaggacatgaagttggctaacgttagggtagaagatgttcatgatagagtgaggtggaaaaggatgattcgctgtggcgacccctgatgggaaaagccgaaagagaaagaagaaggaatTAACCCTAATAATTAAGTTTTTTAGTCTATTTACAAAAAACGGACTTTCTATGTGATCCATAGTAGACAAATGCAGTTTGGATTGGAATGAAATCCtggaaaatgtgcagaaaaactGTTGGCtgatgaaaaagctttttttcctctttgaccTCTGACTTCAATTAATGTAATACTTCTGTCTGTAAAAAGGAAAGTTGgtcttttttctgtattttactaCATTTAACTCAGTTTCCACTTTTGTTTTGCTCAGCCGAGtccctgtttttttaagttttgcttttttacaaaacatttgaagaaaCGTTTGATGTTTTAATGTGAACATTTGGGGTGCAAACTGCAACAACTTTGAAAAGTTAAGAAGGGAAAACTGTAATCAAACACTGCTGTTACATAAGACGTGGTTTGATTCTGTGATGCAGTCAGAGTCcaaaatgcatcaaaagatttgtatttattcattgagaaaatatcatcactttaaaatgaaagtagAACTGTAAAACCTTGTTGTTTTCTCTGAAAATACCTCAAACATTCTGGCCTGCAGTTTTGTCAGGCTTTGAACCCGCAGCAGGGACATAAACGTCATgctccacttccttgttttgGGTTCTGAAGGTGCAATGTGCGCTCCTCTGAACGGGATAAAAGACGTCTTCAGGGCATCAGTGGCGTGGATGTTGTGTTTGAAAACACTCAGCTCTCATGTGGACCCCAATGGTTTCATTTGTCTTTTGCAGGTAAACTAGTCAGAAAACAGTTGGTCCTTTGTGACGAATTTGTttctaaaacaggaagtaccttcGTGCCATTTGAAAGGGACTGAACATGGACAGTCTGTGTTCGACATCTGCATCTGGGATCATGGATGGGACAAAACTACTCTGACTTTGTGATGGGATTTGGGGAATCTAtcaaataaactgtaaaattaTGACGGGAGAACCTCTGTCTGGGATTTGACCTTTGCTCTTGTTCCGTATTTGCAGGTCTGTCAGGCCTGTTTGATGCCAGCCTCCATCATGCTGGCCCCTCGGCCCCTGACCCCTCTGTCATGAACCTGATTTCCGCTCTGGACTCCCGCGGTCCACAGTCTGCACCCCCCGCTTCCTCCCTCCTCTCTCAGTTTCGTAATCCCACCTGGCAAACCGGTGAGTTTCCAGTGATGAAAGACCTTCAAGAACAccacttacatttttttctacaaagttcattgcaaaaaatgaaagttgtgttGACACTGAAACTGTACCTGCAGCTCAAATGCTTTACCTGTGTCCTGCAGGTATGCACACGCCGGCCCCAGCAGACCTCTTCATTGCTGGGACACTCCCAGGTTCCAGTTCCTTCCCCTCCTCCTCAGCCCTCTCAGCGTACCAACCTCCTGGCTCCTTTTCTGGACGATCTTTCACTCCCTCGCTGTCCTTACAGGATGCCCCCACATACAGCCCATCCTCCAGCAGTTTGGTTTCTCCCCATGATTCTTTGCTGCACATGAAAACACCGTCCCAGTCCAGCCTGGGCTTTGATCGCTTGTTACCGTCTCAGAGTGCCGCATACAGGGGTTCCCATGAGCCTTCAGTTCCTCCTCACGCCCAaactccttcctcctcctccagctgtcACTTGCCATCCCCCAAATTCAACCTGTTATCCTCCCATCTCCACAATCGCTCCTCTCAGCTCTATAATACTTCCATGTTTTCTTCATCTCCAGGCCTCCCCCCTGCACCTTCCTCCCAGTCCCAAACTCCCTCAGAGATGGCGATTTCTCGGCATGACAGTGTGATCAAGCATTACCAGCGCTCCTCACCTGCCCAGTCCTCAGCCCTGCAGCAATATGCCAGTTATGGTGGATCATCAGAATACCACCAGGCTGTCAGCCACCACAGGCATGCTGGGGTGTCCTGCAGTCCTCTAGGGGAACAGAGCCCCCCTACTGACCCCAAATTATCACCACAGATGGAATCCCAAACCTACTCCCCAATTATCCCGACTCCCTACTCATCTTCGTCCTCTGGTCATTCTGCTTCCTCTTTATCTGTCACAAAGGGAACCAAATCTTCAAGCTCCACCAGTGGCTACTCCTCCTCTGGCTCAGCATCATCCTCTTCCCAAAACCCCCACACTCCACCATCAGCATCCTCCACTTCTTCTTCATGCTCCTCTAGTTCCAAAACAAGCAACAGCTCCTTTTCTGTTCCGTCTTGTCAGCAGCTGCCCTCTCAGTCCGCCACAGCACCACCACCCCAATCTGGGGTGTCGTCTACACTTATGCAACATACAGCTGCCAAACAATGTTTGTCCAGCCATGCCTCTCAATCTGTGGCCAAATCAGGTGCAAGCCTGTCAGACAGCACACATCCCCAACACCATTCCCAGCCCTACTCCCCCAATCAGCCTCCTTCTACACATATTACCCAACCCTACAGAGACTTCAGCTCACCTCACACCCAAGACATGAGCACCACGGCAGGGTCTTCAGGGGGAAAGGTGTTCACTGGGGTACCTCCAGGAGGACGCTCTTTCTCTGCTGAAATCATCTACGAGGACTCCAGTTTTTGCTCAACTTCTCTCAAGAGATCAAGCAGTCCGTCTCTAGGATACGGGAGTGAATCAGCGGGCAGTGGACATGCATCAAGTGTTGCTGCCCACAGCAGTGGAGTTGGATCGGCAGGATCAGGGAGTGGGGCTGCTAGCATTGGTAATGAAAGCAATGGCTCATTCCATCCACCTGATTGTAGTACCTCACCATCTGTCACTTCTGCCCTCACGCACCCTGCGTTGCCCTCCCCTGCTGCCAATGAATGTCTTTCACAGTCCCCTGGAGCCCCTGGGTCTGCAAAATACCTGCCCCCTATCCTATCTTCTGCCTTCATGTCCTCACCACAAGGATTTCAAAATCCAAGCCAAACCTACCACTCAACCCCGTCAACGCCCAAGACAGAAACAAATTTGCTGGCAATTGATCGGTCCAGAGACGAGGAAGAGAGCAGTGACTTCCTAATCCACCACCTGCTGAATACTCAGAGCTCAAGCCCACATCTCTCTCAGCTTCACTCACGTCCACAGCAGCTGCCCCAATCTCTGTCTCAGAGCAGGTATGGGGAGGGCAAAGGAATGACTTATGACCTTGAAAAGGCTTCAGACGAGCACTACCACGCTCAGAGCGTCATTCGCACTGGTAATGCCACCAGCAGTTCAGGGCCTGCAACGTCAACTTGTGACACAGCAAGCGTCTCAAACAGACACTTGGAAACATCTCAGATGAAACAGCAGACCAAGATAGGGCTGGCCATACCAAACAGCACTGCTGGGGTGTTGCGAGGGGCTGAACCTGTATCACACTCCCAGCACAACGAATTGGGTTCTGTTGTTCACTATGGAAGAGGGGACCTCTATCCGCAACACTCACATTCTCAGCACTCTCATCACACGTCACACATTTCCTCCCATTCCCAGCAGCACACTCAACATCCCCAACAAATATCCCAACACTCTCAACATTCCCAACAAAGCCTTTCAGGTTCCCACTCTCGCAGCAACTCCCACGTGGAGCTTAACAAGCCTTCAAATGCAAGCGACAACAGCTATCTGTGCAACACACCTAGTATTCAACAGGCTCAACAAAACCAAGCCCCCCAttctctgatggattcatcACCAAATCCTCCTCACCCATCTCAGAGCTCATTGATCTCCCATAACACCCACAGCAAGATGGAGTCCCAGCAATCTCTTTCAAAGCAGCACTCTCTGAATCAGGCAGGCATGGTAGTGGGTTCATCTGGAGGAGTGGGACCACTGGGGTTGGAATCCCACTCTCAAAGCCACTCCTCACAACTGCAACTCCACCTTCAGAACCAGAGTGTTGACACCTGCTTCAACCTTGCTGGCCAACCAAGAAACCCCACGCAAACCAACCAAAACTCATTGTCTTCTCTAGACATGTTGGAACAGTCTCTCTCCTGTGCCAACAGTATGGAAAGTGGAGGACCTCTGGACACAGGTGGGACAGGGGTGACTATTCCTTTAAGGAAAGATGATGGTGAAGAGAGGCCTAGACAGCATCACAAGCTTACACCCCACCATCAGTCGCAACAAAAAGGGGCCGACATTCACGATTTTCTCGCAGAACCAGATATGAGTCTCTCCCCATCGTCACACCTTCATTGCCTCAACCAGCCTCCAGTTCATGCACAGTCACATGGCCCCCACGATCAACAAACACTCACTCACCACCAGATGACACATGCTCAGATGTCTCACCATCACCCCCACCAAATAGCAGCAAACATGGGGACCCCCCAACAAACCCAGCAACCACAACCAATAGAGCATGAAGCCCAGCTGTCGCACTCCCAGGTAGATCAGCTCAAACAGCCCCAGTTTGACTCAATGACTGTGGCAGATAAAGTAGGACCGCATCAAGGCCAGCAGCAGCGGTATCCACCAATGACATCCATCTGCTTTCCAGATTCTCTACTGCAGGATGAAGGGCGGGCTTTTTTCCCTGAGATGGAGGACATCTTTTGCTCATCAGAGTTTAAGTCGAGCTGTGTCGGGGACTGTAGGGCAGGGCAGATTGGTCGGGACAGCCTCAGTCAAGCACGTCAGTGTGTGAAGTCCGGAGGGACTGGGGAAGATTACGGCGTGGTGGGTTCTCCCTCTGATCAAAGTTATGGACAGTACTGCCATAACATGCTGGGACAAGGCGGTGGCAATCTCCACTTAGACCTCGACTCTCTGAAAACCCATGAGCTTCCATCCACAGTGAACACCGAACAGCTGGGTCTGATCCAATCCCAAACTCCCACTCTTGGATTAGGTTCAGGGGAGAGCTCAGTCAGCAAAATGATGGGGGCTGTTGGTGGCAGTTCCAACACAAGTGGTCTGACTTCTCCTATTTTCTGTTCCACGCGTCCCAAAAAACTGCTAAAGACCAGCTCATTCCATCTGCTCAAACAGCGGCGTGAGCCGCAACCccagacaaagaaaaactatgCCCAAGAGTATGAGTTtgaggatgatgaagataaagctGACGTGCCAGCAGACATTCGACTCAACACGCGACGCCTCCCTGACTTATTACCTGACTTGGTGTCAAGTTGCAGGAGGGGTGGAGGTGCATCGGGGGTCAGCGGGTTCAATCCAGTCATAGGTGACTTGGACTTTTGCCGTGCTTCCAGTTACTCTTCCCTTGGAAACCCTCCACAACTCCCCCCCCATGATGGTCCTAAGAAAAGAGGGCGAAaaccaacaaaaccaaaacggGAAGGCCCTCCTCGCCCACGAGGTAGGCCACGCATACGCCCCCTTCCAGAGCCCCCTTACTGCAGAGGCTTGACGGGATCAGTGGCTGGCGAAACGAGAAGGGGCCGTGGGCGGGGTCGAGGGCGTGGCAGACGAGAGGAAGGCCTGGTTAAGACTCACCGAGAtgtcaacaaaacacaaagcctCCCATATCAGCATCAACAACAGTTTAACTCACAGGCCAATCTCCAACACCCACCACCATACAGCCAGCACGCAGACCGCCATCAAGCTGCGCACCAGCAACCGCAGCACCACCTGTACCAACAGTCGCAGGGTTCCTGCTCTCACCATCAGCTTCACCCTCAGCAGCATTATCAACAACAGCAGCCAGCCCCTCAGGAACAAAATGTAGTCGCACCTATCAAGGTAATCAGGGTCCAAGGAAGCTGTGTGAATTTTGTTgtgctgtgattggctgagaggCGGAATCACCGTAACATGATTGAACAAGTAACCACGTTGAAAAGGAGCACTAGAAAAGATGATGTCATTATTTTAGAAAGACGCATCCTTTTGTGAAGTATTACTGCATAAAACCTCAGATCTGAGAAATATTTGGTCCTTTTAAAGTACGTTCTGAATTACTATTATGTTCGTGTAgcactcacttcctgtttagtgTGGAACTTCCTGTAATTCTCAGCCAATCACGGTATGAGAAATTGTCTTGCTGTTTTAGTGTGAACCACACATGGTCGCCGTGAACGCACCACTAGATGAGACACAGAGGAAGGACGCCTCTTCAACAAATATATCTGCCTTCAGCTGAATACTTTAACtaatgaaacattttctgtcaaaGTATGATCATTTTACCAAATCCAAACTTGTATTCACAGAGAAAAGACCACAGACTTTGAGGTTTTACTCCTTCAGGAGTATCTATTGGTCAGCATGTTGCTGCGGTGGGCGGAGCAAACTCCGGCCAACGTGACCATTTCACTTCATTTTTACTGTTCATAATTCTCTGGTTGTTGTCAGTGGTTATCTGTTCCTTGTGTGCATGTCTATGTGGTGACCTCTGCCCTCCCCATGACAGCTGGGATGGGCCTCTGCGACCCTTGTGACCCCTCTCAGCAAAAAACAGATTCAGACGATATCTGAAGGAAAGAGGGAAAGAACCAGGGGAACGTTCTTACAAACgaatgaagcagagaaaaacaagtgAAGATTTGACTAAAAGcaaactttttaaatgattacaGTCAGCCAAACTCAGAACAGTGAAGACGTGAACTGGATGACCAGAACACAGATGATACATATGTCCTGAAGCTCAGTGACAGATTTGCCTCCTACATCTGTGTGTTCCAGATCAAGCTGCCCTTCTCCACCATTGCCCCGTCAGAGTCCCTGCTGAGGACAGACTCTCTGTCCAGCAGCGAGCCCGTTCTGTCCGATGGCTCGCTGGGCTCGGCTCCGTCTCTGGGCCTGAGTCCTGGACCCAGCAGCGCCATGGAAATCAGCAGGAGCGACCTGGACCAGACTCAGGACGAGCAGCAGCACAGAGCTGGAGAGGTAATGAGCAAACGGGACGGATGACAATCGTCTTTGACGGACACGTCTCAGCAAACTTCAGCTTTAGCTGCAGATTCAGACATTCCTACGGTCAAATGCTGGTTTGCTATGAAAGAATCAGCTCCAACCTAAAACAGAAGTTATTTTTCTGAATaattcagaataaataaaacagaaacgaCTGACAGGAACACAGATCATGAGTGGaaagacatttcctgtttgttgttttcttgatttctttctttttattttttcagttggCCATCAAGAGGGCGGAATGTGTGTGAGACATGAGACGGTTAGGTTTTAAAGAcgggaaaaggaaaataagacttttgtttatgggggaaaaaagactttAACAGGAAAACATCAGATCAGCAACACGATCAAACATTTTAATAGACAACAGCAATATTTATGAAAGCACAATATTGAGcttttttgtcaaaatccaAAATGATGATGCGTTTAGGAATGTGTGGATTAATACCATTTTGAACCTGATCTTTGGATTTCACTTGAAACCAAATCAgggaaatggaagaaaaacgACAATCAGTTCAGACTGAAATTGAATTCATTTTAGTTCAGTCCATTGAGAAAACGTCATTGAAGCAAAGACGTCGGAGGTCTgagctcaaagcgcttacagtgtctccattattcattcatacttggtgatggtagctatggttgtagccacagctgccccggggcagactgacagaggcgtggctgcccgttggcgcctacggcccctctgaccatcaccgggacatccatacacattcacacaccagtggagccacactggaggcagggagggtggaGTGTCtcacccaaggacacaacgacagttgattGGAGGGAAGTGGGGATCAAACCGCTGACACttcaatcattggacgacccgctcaaccacctgagccactgctggTCAAAGGTTGTAGTGCAAGCGGACAGATCAACACAGCTGTACGTTGATGTGGACGCGCTGGTGCGTTCAAGGTCACTTTGGCTGTATGGTCAAAGCAGAACTGTACTGGGGAGTCTGTGAGACGTGCTTTTCCTCCATCTGGTTGATTCGGAGGCTTTTTGCTTCGTCTCCATGTGGAATGTGTGGGTGCAGATGCTGCAGCTCACAAGACGACTTCAACTTTATGTTTCCTGCTGGAGGGAAGGAAAGCCAGTTACCTCAGCAACAGTGAATGTCTGCAGTCAGTAGAATGGCTGCACGTTCCAAATAAAGTGGCAGAAATGCACGCTGGCTGAGCTGCATGCACTAGAACCAGCTTCCTGTCAGCGGGAGCGCTCTGTACGGCCGGGGGTTAGTAAAGGCCTGAACTCCAGGCTGAAAGCGGAGACGAGCATCTGGTCAAAGGAACCAGGTGAGCACGTCTCCACCAAACGCAGCTCAGTTGCAGCTTTGTCTCATGTTGACGCAGGTGATGATGGAGGAATGGAAGAAAGAAGCCGACGATGCTCTGAATCCAGACGACTGGGCTGCTGTGCACAAGCTGGCCTCTTCTGTAAGTAGTCTGCAAAATTACCCAACCAGGACCTTTATATATAATTCAGGCCGCAGCTCTCCTGTAAGCAGATTCACACCTCAGGTTCCTCTGGTACCTGGCTTACACCGACCTGGAAACAGGTTTTCATCAGGAGTATTTTCATTAGAAACCAAAGCACAAAGCTGGAGTCTCTGCTAAAGTACAGGGGTGATATTCTTGTGCCTTTTAAGACACATTTGCCTGATTTAAGCGGTGGAGAGGAGGAGGTTTTAGCTGACTGACAGCCAGCTCTTTCTGACTGAGAGGAAAGAGGAGAGATGCCTGTTACCACGGCAGCTGTTGCCACAGTTACTGCATTTTTACGCTCAGGACCTTTACTGCCACCTGCTGTTCCCTCGGCTTTATTGATTATTGATTACTGTCTGGACGCCAACATAAAACATTCCCACCTGGAGCTGAAAACCAGAAGGGTTTGATTGGGACAAGAACGCTTTAACTGTTGGGTTTCTGATgcagaaaacagacattttccaCCTGGAACTCCGTGTTCAGAAGGAGACAGAACATCTGGGACACTTTTAGAAAAGTTTGTCCACTGAAGCTTAAACTTATTAACATATtactacaaaaataataataatacaaataatgataatttttattattatttttattattattattacaatatTAAACCAATAAATGTTATAGAGAATAATGTGAAAGG includes:
- the LOC101174673 gene encoding proline-rich protein 12; translated protein: MDRNFPAAGFGELGAGAGWTYDRKPSLMYGSSRSSHPDSELLHRQAYAPPHPLQGYSTNHHPGRQGGGWGTAGRTIGLSGLFDASLHHAGPSAPDPSVMNLISALDSRGPQSAPPASSLLSQFRNPTWQTGMHTPAPADLFIAGTLPGSSSFPSSSALSAYQPPGSFSGRSFTPSLSLQDAPTYSPSSSSLVSPHDSLLHMKTPSQSSLGFDRLLPSQSAAYRGSHEPSVPPHAQTPSSSSSCHLPSPKFNLLSSHLHNRSSQLYNTSMFSSSPGLPPAPSSQSQTPSEMAISRHDSVIKHYQRSSPAQSSALQQYASYGGSSEYHQAVSHHRHAGVSCSPLGEQSPPTDPKLSPQMESQTYSPIIPTPYSSSSSGHSASSLSVTKGTKSSSSTSGYSSSGSASSSSQNPHTPPSASSTSSSCSSSSKTSNSSFSVPSCQQLPSQSATAPPPQSGVSSTLMQHTAAKQCLSSHASQSVAKSGASLSDSTHPQHHSQPYSPNQPPSTHITQPYRDFSSPHTQDMSTTAGSSGGKVFTGVPPGGRSFSAEIIYEDSSFCSTSLKRSSSPSLGYGSESAGSGHASSVAAHSSGVGSAGSGSGAASIGNESNGSFHPPDCSTSPSVTSALTHPALPSPAANECLSQSPGAPGSAKYLPPILSSAFMSSPQGFQNPSQTYHSTPSTPKTETNLLAIDRSRDEEESSDFLIHHLLNTQSSSPHLSQLHSRPQQLPQSLSQSRYGEGKGMTYDLEKASDEHYHAQSVIRTGNATSSSGPATSTCDTASVSNRHLETSQMKQQTKIGLAIPNSTAGVLRGAEPVSHSQHNELGSVVHYGRGDLYPQHSHSQHSHHTSHISSHSQQHTQHPQQISQHSQHSQQSLSGSHSRSNSHVELNKPSNASDNSYLCNTPSIQQAQQNQAPHSLMDSSPNPPHPSQSSLISHNTHSKMESQQSLSKQHSLNQAGMVVGSSGGVGPLGLESHSQSHSSQLQLHLQNQSVDTCFNLAGQPRNPTQTNQNSLSSLDMLEQSLSCANSMESGGPLDTGGTGVTIPLRKDDGEERPRQHHKLTPHHQSQQKGADIHDFLAEPDMSLSPSSHLHCLNQPPVHAQSHGPHDQQTLTHHQMTHAQMSHHHPHQIAANMGTPQQTQQPQPIEHEAQLSHSQVDQLKQPQFDSMTVADKVGPHQGQQQRYPPMTSICFPDSLLQDEGRAFFPEMEDIFCSSEFKSSCVGDCRAGQIGRDSLSQARQCVKSGGTGEDYGVVGSPSDQSYGQYCHNMLGQGGGNLHLDLDSLKTHELPSTVNTEQLGLIQSQTPTLGLGSGESSVSKMMGAVGGSSNTSGLTSPIFCSTRPKKLLKTSSFHLLKQRREPQPQTKKNYAQEYEFEDDEDKADVPADIRLNTRRLPDLLPDLVSSCRRGGGASGVSGFNPVIGDLDFCRASSYSSLGNPPQLPPHDGPKKRGRKPTKPKREGPPRPRGRPRIRPLPEPPYCRGLTGSVAGETRRGRGRGRGRGRREEGLVKTHRDVNKTQSLPYQHQQQFNSQANLQHPPPYSQHADRHQAAHQQPQHHLYQQSQGSCSHHQLHPQQHYQQQQPAPQEQNVVAPIKIKLPFSTIAPSESLLRTDSLSSSEPVLSDGSLGSAPSLGLSPGPSSAMEISRSDLDQTQDEQQHRAGEVMMEEWKKEADDALNPDDWAAVHKLASSAEDFKPGFMASFLDFLKAGKKPELPADRDGCPQENLDTCCSLKGGIRPLSSSPSSLPSTPPPQPTGTFSDEGQGEGEELALSGCPSPCKPLDEELKGNLEALPSFSSDEEDSVSKNQDLQKSISSAISALYDTPHSLAAAMASAMMKAQPPLTPTTPQEPSLSPLLPARPPPIPDLKQTKEEILPCTPPRVKEDEEQKRMSSCSNGAETKETEHSDEEKTRGGQEEVIKEMLNLQEEEEPREEAQEEVPGMQTLQTPKAQDSPSAPAAPPCSSPSASPSRHKRSSPLPLSPLSFSVPSPPPTKQEDGTPGFSSSSQPSSYHPVPNTGASLPPSTSPPASLPSPLSNLPLSLPIPPPSTTPPPSSSDQDQDPEAGQPSPSSPTSSSSSSQPPSPPTPEEAPASQRLTALHLAKKQADAAIAGESEEEDSESGGEGIFRERDEFVVRTEDIGTLKMALQTGREPPPIWRVQKALLQKFSPEIKDGQRQFCATSNYLGYFGDAKMRYQRLYVKFLENVNKKDYVRVCSRKPWHRAGLTLRRQSLAKQLPSIHAQSQQRMERQKEKEVKEQRDKLQREHREKMEQREKERKEEKERQEREQKEKMTKEKEEREQREREKEAEKKKEQKEKEHKDVGRWEEERGQKEREVNESRDREQREQERERKEKEDKQRETALKEMEKQQREQNERERQEKEKRKDREPTEEEKQSEQRENKRRETERENQSERERGDGGGELMRAKEEKREERKVESQSRSRMPRDKAEPPPKKRKKWLKEVPSSSDSDSSMPSDDEGPLRALVNSRAMREMFRSYVEMLVSTALDPDMIQALEDTDDELYLPPMRKIDSLLSEQKKRLLGRVNMSSQHQEALQLFPKMTADPLESGAVRVHLGGEGYNRKTLNRVKKSISKQQDMKLSIETCRIYSLYHSLHHYKYHTFLHCKKETDSIEQAAEDPGQEEVVQQCMANQSWLESLFNSFVELLSLSCKA